A single window of Streptomyces xanthii DNA harbors:
- a CDS encoding magnesium and cobalt transport protein CorA, with product MSMIRDLRAAVRPSLRKSVAPYGNEARSSYDPTRDPSAVTAVVDCAVYRDGARVESTECLTPSEARRRVRRDGGFAWIGLHEPTEAEFAGIAAEFGLHPLAVEDAVHAHQRPKLERYDDTLFAVFKTIHYVEHAELTATSEIVETGEVMCFTGRDFFITVRHGGQGSLRALRHRLQDDPELLSKGPSAVLHAIADHVVDGYLAVADAMQDDIDEVETDVFSQTGKGSPRGTDAGRIYQLKREVLEFKRAVAPLRRPLALLSERPMRLIDPDIQKYFRDVADHLERVQEQVIGFDELLNSILQANLAQASVAQNEDMRKITSWAAIIAVPTMVCGVYGMNFDHMPELHWRFGYPMVLALIGGMCFGIHRTLKRNGWL from the coding sequence ATGTCGATGATTCGCGACCTGCGTGCCGCCGTCCGCCCCTCGCTGCGCAAGAGCGTGGCCCCGTACGGGAACGAGGCGCGCTCCTCGTACGACCCGACGCGTGACCCGTCGGCCGTCACGGCCGTGGTCGACTGCGCCGTCTACCGGGACGGCGCGCGCGTCGAGTCCACCGAGTGCCTCACCCCGAGCGAGGCCCGCCGCCGGGTGCGCCGTGACGGCGGCTTCGCCTGGATCGGCCTGCACGAGCCGACCGAGGCCGAGTTCGCCGGGATCGCCGCCGAGTTCGGGCTGCACCCGCTCGCCGTCGAGGACGCCGTCCACGCCCACCAGCGGCCCAAGCTGGAGCGCTACGACGACACCCTGTTCGCCGTCTTCAAGACCATCCACTACGTCGAGCACGCCGAACTCACCGCGACCAGCGAGATCGTGGAGACCGGCGAGGTCATGTGCTTCACCGGACGGGACTTCTTCATCACCGTCCGGCACGGCGGCCAGGGCTCGCTGCGCGCCCTGCGCCACCGCCTCCAGGACGACCCGGAGCTGCTGTCCAAGGGCCCGAGCGCCGTGCTGCACGCCATCGCCGACCATGTCGTCGACGGCTATCTCGCGGTCGCCGACGCGATGCAGGACGACATCGACGAGGTCGAGACCGACGTCTTCTCGCAGACCGGCAAGGGCTCGCCGCGCGGCACCGACGCGGGCCGCATCTACCAGCTCAAGCGTGAGGTGCTGGAGTTCAAGCGGGCCGTCGCCCCGCTGCGCCGCCCGCTCGCGCTGCTCAGCGAGCGGCCGATGCGGCTCATCGACCCCGACATCCAGAAGTACTTCCGTGACGTCGCCGACCACCTGGAGCGCGTCCAGGAACAGGTCATCGGCTTCGACGAACTGCTCAACTCGATCCTCCAGGCCAACCTCGCGCAGGCCTCCGTCGCGCAGAACGAGGACATGCGCAAGATCACCTCGTGGGCGGCCATCATCGCCGTGCCGACGATGGTGTGCGGGGTCTACGGGATGAACTTCGACCACATGCCGGAGCTGCACTGGCGGTTCGGCTATCCGATGGTGCTGGCCCTCATCGGCGGCATGTGCTTCGGCATCCACCGCACCCTGAAGCGCAACGGCTGGCTGTAG
- a CDS encoding magnesium transporter MgtE N-terminal domain-containing protein — MAAGAPRIFVSHLAGVAVFDPNGDQVGRVRDLVAMLRVGRRPPRLLGLVVELSTRRRIFLPMTRVTGIESGQVITTGVLNVRRFEQRPTERLVLGEMLDRVVRLVETGEDVTVLDVAIQQLPARRDWEIDRVFVRKGKAGAFRRNKGATLTVDWSAVDGFSLEEHGQGAENLLATFEQLRPADLANVLHHLSAKRRAEVAAALTNERLADVLEELPEDDQIEILGKLKEERAADVLEEMDPDDAADLLSELPEEDKERLLALMQPSDAADVRRLMAYEERTAGGLMTTEPIVLRPDATVADALARVRNPDLSPALAAQVYVCRPPDETPTGKYLGTIHFQRLLRDPPYTLVSAVLDDDLQALAPDAQLPEIAGFFATYDMVAAPVVDEGGSLLGAVTVDDVLDHMLPDDWREQEFHLAGEVNHGDGGA; from the coding sequence ATGGCCGCAGGGGCTCCCCGCATCTTCGTCTCGCATCTGGCCGGAGTCGCCGTCTTCGACCCGAACGGCGACCAGGTCGGCCGGGTGCGCGACCTCGTGGCGATGCTCCGGGTGGGCCGCCGCCCGCCCCGGCTGCTGGGGCTCGTCGTCGAACTGTCCACGCGCCGCCGCATCTTCCTGCCCATGACCCGGGTCACCGGCATCGAGTCGGGCCAGGTCATCACGACGGGCGTGCTCAACGTGCGGCGTTTCGAGCAGCGGCCCACCGAGCGGCTGGTGCTCGGCGAGATGCTCGACCGGGTGGTGCGCCTGGTGGAGACCGGCGAGGACGTCACCGTCCTGGACGTGGCGATCCAGCAGCTGCCCGCGCGCCGCGACTGGGAGATCGACCGGGTCTTCGTCCGCAAGGGCAAGGCCGGCGCCTTCCGGCGGAACAAGGGTGCGACGCTGACCGTCGACTGGTCCGCCGTCGACGGCTTCTCCCTGGAGGAGCACGGGCAGGGCGCCGAGAACCTGCTCGCCACGTTCGAGCAGCTGCGCCCGGCCGACCTGGCGAACGTGCTGCACCACCTGTCCGCGAAGCGCCGCGCCGAGGTCGCCGCCGCGCTCACCAACGAGCGGCTCGCCGACGTCCTCGAGGAGCTCCCCGAGGACGACCAGATCGAGATCCTCGGCAAGCTGAAGGAGGAGCGCGCCGCCGACGTCCTGGAGGAGATGGACCCGGACGACGCCGCCGACCTGCTCAGCGAGCTGCCCGAGGAGGACAAGGAGCGCCTCCTCGCCCTGATGCAGCCGAGCGACGCGGCCGACGTGCGGCGCCTGATGGCGTACGAGGAGCGGACCGCGGGCGGTCTGATGACGACCGAGCCGATCGTGCTGCGCCCCGACGCGACGGTCGCCGACGCCCTCGCGCGCGTCCGCAACCCCGACCTGTCCCCCGCGCTCGCCGCGCAGGTCTACGTCTGCCGGCCGCCGGACGAGACCCCGACCGGCAAGTACCTCGGCACGATCCACTTCCAGCGCCTGCTGCGCGACCCCCCGTACACGCTGGTCAGCGCGGTCCTCGACGACGACCTCCAGGCGCTCGCCCCGGACGCGCAGCTGCCGGAGATCGCCGGGTTCTTCGCCACGTACGACATGGTGGCGGCGCCCGTCGTCGACGAGGGCGGCTCGCTGCTCGGCGCGGTCACCGTCGACGACGTACTGGACCACATGCTCCCCGACGACTGGCGCGAGCAGGAGTTCCACCTGGCCGGGGAGGTGAACCATGGCGACGGAGGAGCGTGA
- a CDS encoding DUF1003 domain-containing protein produces MATEERERERERTGETRRPRIRLDQPRPPRRKLLPEYDPEAFGRLSERIARFLGTGRFIVWMTVLIIAWVAWNIAAPRQLRFDEYPFIFLTLMLSLQASYAAPLILLAQNRQDDRDRVNLEQDRKQNERSIADTEYLSREMASLRIGLGEVATRDWIRSELQDLLKELEEQRHSAAFPGEHERGRDVDDR; encoded by the coding sequence ATGGCGACGGAGGAGCGTGAGCGGGAGCGGGAGCGGACCGGGGAGACCCGGCGCCCGCGCATCCGGCTGGACCAGCCGCGCCCGCCCCGGCGCAAGCTGCTGCCGGAGTACGACCCGGAGGCCTTCGGGCGGCTGTCCGAGCGCATCGCGCGCTTCCTGGGCACCGGACGGTTCATCGTCTGGATGACGGTCCTGATCATCGCGTGGGTCGCGTGGAACATCGCGGCGCCCCGGCAGCTGCGCTTCGACGAGTACCCGTTCATCTTCCTGACGCTGATGCTGTCGCTTCAGGCCTCCTACGCGGCCCCGCTGATCCTGCTCGCGCAGAACCGGCAGGACGACCGCGACCGGGTCAACCTCGAACAGGACCGCAAGCAGAACGAGCGCTCGATCGCCGACACCGAGTATCTGAGCCGCGAGATGGCCTCGCTGCGGATCGGGCTCGGCGAGGTCGCCACCCGCGACTGGATCCGCTCCGAGCTGCAGGACCTCCTCAAGGAGCTGGAGGAGCAGCGGCACAGTGCCGCGTTCCCGGGCGAGCACGAACGCGGACGTGACGTAGACGACCGCTGA
- a CDS encoding Mrp/NBP35 family ATP-binding protein, translated as MATEDAVREALATVNDPEIQRPITELGMVKSVDIGADGVVAVTVYLTVSGCPMRSTIENNVRDAVARVDGVTRVDVTLDVMSDEQRKELATALRGGTAEREVPFAKPGSLTRVYAVASGKGGVGKSSVTVNLAAAMAADGLKVGVVDADIYGHSVPRMLGADGKPTQVENMIMPPSANGVKVISIGMFTPGNAPVVWRGPMLHRALQQFLADVFWGDLDVLLLDLPPGTGDIAISVAQLVPNAEILVVTTPQQAAAEVAERAGSIAVQTHQKIVGVVENMSGLPCPHCGEMVDVFGTGGGQLVAEGLTRTTGANVPVLGSIPIDVRLREGGDEGKPVVLSDPESPAGSALRAIAGKLGGRQRGLSGLSLGITPRNKF; from the coding sequence ATGGCTACGGAAGACGCGGTGCGCGAGGCACTCGCGACAGTGAACGACCCCGAGATCCAGCGCCCCATCACCGAACTGGGGATGGTCAAATCGGTGGACATCGGCGCGGACGGAGTCGTCGCGGTCACCGTGTACCTGACCGTGTCGGGCTGCCCGATGCGCTCCACGATCGAGAACAACGTGCGGGACGCGGTCGCGCGCGTCGACGGCGTGACCCGGGTCGACGTCACCCTCGATGTCATGAGCGACGAGCAGCGCAAGGAGCTGGCGACCGCGCTGCGCGGCGGCACCGCCGAGCGCGAGGTGCCCTTCGCCAAGCCCGGCTCGCTGACCCGCGTCTACGCGGTCGCGTCCGGCAAGGGCGGCGTCGGCAAGTCCTCCGTGACCGTGAACCTGGCGGCGGCGATGGCCGCCGACGGCCTGAAGGTCGGCGTCGTCGACGCGGACATCTACGGCCACTCCGTCCCGCGCATGCTCGGCGCCGACGGCAAGCCCACCCAGGTCGAGAACATGATCATGCCGCCGTCGGCGAACGGCGTGAAGGTCATCTCGATCGGCATGTTCACCCCGGGCAACGCGCCGGTGGTGTGGCGCGGCCCGATGCTGCACCGCGCGCTCCAGCAGTTCCTCGCGGACGTGTTCTGGGGCGACCTGGACGTGCTGCTCCTCGACCTGCCGCCGGGCACCGGTGACATCGCGATCTCGGTCGCGCAGCTGGTGCCGAACGCGGAGATCCTCGTGGTGACGACGCCTCAGCAGGCGGCCGCCGAGGTCGCCGAGCGGGCCGGTTCCATCGCGGTCCAGACCCACCAGAAGATCGTGGGCGTCGTCGAGAACATGTCGGGGCTGCCCTGCCCGCACTGCGGCGAGATGGTCGATGTGTTCGGCACGGGCGGCGGTCAGCTGGTCGCCGAGGGCCTGACGAGGACGACGGGCGCGAACGTGCCGGTGCTCGGCTCCATCCCGATCGACGTGCGGCTGCGCGAGGGCGGCGACGAGGGCAAGCCCGTCGTGCTGTCCGACCCGGAGTCCCCGGCCGGTTCCGCGCTGCGGGCCATCGCCGGCAAGCTCGGCGGCCGCCAGCGCGGCCTGTCCGGCCTGTCGCTGGGCATCACCCCGCGCAACAAGTTCTGA
- a CDS encoding sec-independent translocase codes for MFNDIGLPEVMALVVLAVLVFGPDKLPQVIQDVARTIRKIREFSDSAKQDIREELGPEFKDFEFEDLNPKTFIRKQLDSDDLGLKEIRNGFDLKKEMAEVSDAVTTVAEVDDAGTASGAAGTSGGRVDMQKRPETERRPGAGDPPPFDSDAT; via the coding sequence GTGTTCAACGACATTGGCCTACCGGAGGTCATGGCGCTGGTCGTGCTGGCCGTGTTGGTCTTCGGCCCCGACAAACTGCCGCAGGTCATTCAGGACGTCGCGCGCACGATACGCAAGATCCGGGAGTTCTCGGACAGTGCGAAGCAGGACATCCGTGAGGAACTGGGCCCCGAGTTCAAGGACTTCGAGTTCGAGGACCTGAACCCCAAGACGTTCATCCGCAAGCAGCTGGACAGCGACGACCTGGGTCTCAAGGAGATCCGCAACGGCTTCGACCTGAAGAAGGAGATGGCCGAGGTCTCGGACGCGGTCACCACCGTGGCCGAAGTGGACGACGCGGGCACCGCGTCCGGCGCCGCCGGCACCTCCGGCGGCCGCGTCGACATGCAGAAGCGGCCCGAGACCGAGCGCCGTCCGGGCGCCGGTGATCCGCCCCCGTTCGACTCCGACGCGACCTGA
- a CDS encoding S1C family serine protease — protein MDEGKPTKAKWWSRPRPSTGDAATTDDGDWHLPAPASPSGAPPAPSTDTSVPPAPGDPAAEPGAAVQGVPTDEWPPPVAAAPASPDTPAESAPGSPASGDSVAESPAPAAAAQGVPTDEWPPPVAAAPAVPDDSAEPTTGSPAAPATPGDPVAEAPAPGAVSQGAPADEWPPPVAPAPAAASAEPSVVESSAPGEQAPVGPAGDGAPAEEWAPPVAAATVSGAEPVVPGAGSAPLAESPVPAAADGPRPLHDPDPYSTPPYGEPGPWALAPPVQHPMATPTHGTPTGAAHPQAPQPHAAQNQQPQAPQPHPAPNQQPHQATPPQPHHSQNQQPQPHPQAPQPVPAPAPGSVPPAGPWQLHEPWGGPVVAAAEEERRRKRKGRRIVVIGAAVIALVAGGIGGAVGSYLERTGGTDIELPQAGPESAHRDPGSVAGIAATALPGVVTIHTKGDTEQGTGTGFVLDQQGHILTNNHVVEPAGPAGEISVTFAGGESADAEVVGHDSGYDLAVIKVKGVSGLKPLRLGNSENVQVGDPVVAIGAPFDLANTVTSGIISAKERPITAGGDGSDVSYVDALQTDAPINPGNSGGPLVDSRARVIGINSAIRGADGGSEQEGAQAGSIGLGFAIPINQAKRVAEELINTGKATHPVIGVTLDMDYDGDGARVGTKGNDGGPAVTAGGPAAEAGIRSGDVITEVDGTRVHSGEELIVKVRAHRPKDKLDLTVERDGKPRKVTLVLGSADGD, from the coding sequence ATGGACGAGGGCAAGCCCACGAAGGCCAAGTGGTGGAGCCGCCCCCGACCGAGCACGGGGGACGCGGCGACGACGGACGACGGCGACTGGCACCTCCCGGCCCCGGCGAGCCCGTCCGGCGCGCCACCGGCTCCGAGCACGGACACATCGGTGCCGCCCGCCCCCGGCGACCCCGCCGCGGAGCCCGGTGCCGCAGTTCAGGGCGTACCGACCGACGAGTGGCCCCCGCCGGTTGCCGCCGCACCGGCGTCGCCCGACACCCCGGCCGAGTCCGCCCCCGGCTCGCCCGCCTCAGGCGACTCCGTCGCGGAGTCGCCCGCGCCCGCTGCCGCAGCTCAGGGCGTACCGACCGATGAGTGGCCCCCGCCGGTTGCCGCCGCACCCGCGGTACCTGACGACTCTGCCGAGCCCACCACGGGCTCGCCCGCTGCTCCTGCAACCCCCGGCGACCCCGTCGCGGAGGCGCCGGCTCCCGGCGCCGTCAGCCAGGGCGCGCCCGCCGACGAGTGGCCCCCGCCTGTCGCGCCCGCGCCCGCAGCCGCGTCCGCGGAGCCTTCCGTCGTCGAGTCGTCCGCCCCCGGTGAGCAGGCCCCCGTGGGCCCCGCCGGGGACGGCGCACCGGCCGAGGAATGGGCTCCGCCGGTTGCTGCTGCCACGGTCTCCGGCGCTGAGCCCGTCGTGCCCGGTGCCGGATCCGCGCCTCTCGCCGAGTCACCCGTCCCCGCCGCCGCGGACGGGCCCCGGCCACTGCACGACCCGGACCCGTACAGCACGCCGCCCTACGGTGAACCCGGGCCCTGGGCCCTCGCGCCGCCCGTGCAGCACCCGATGGCCACCCCCACCCACGGAACCCCGACCGGCGCCGCCCACCCGCAGGCGCCCCAGCCGCACGCGGCCCAGAACCAGCAGCCGCAGGCGCCCCAGCCGCACCCGGCCCCGAACCAGCAGCCCCACCAGGCCACCCCGCCCCAGCCGCATCACTCCCAGAATCAGCAGCCGCAGCCCCACCCCCAGGCGCCCCAGCCCGTCCCGGCCCCCGCACCCGGTTCCGTACCGCCCGCAGGGCCCTGGCAGCTGCATGAGCCGTGGGGTGGGCCCGTGGTGGCCGCCGCGGAGGAGGAGAGGCGCCGTAAGCGGAAGGGGCGGCGCATCGTGGTGATCGGGGCCGCGGTGATCGCGCTCGTGGCGGGCGGGATCGGCGGCGCCGTCGGCTCGTACCTGGAGCGCACCGGCGGGACCGACATCGAGCTGCCGCAGGCGGGCCCCGAGTCGGCGCACCGGGACCCCGGCAGCGTCGCGGGGATCGCCGCCACCGCGCTGCCCGGCGTCGTCACGATCCACACGAAGGGCGACACCGAGCAGGGCACCGGCACCGGGTTCGTCCTCGACCAGCAGGGCCACATCCTGACGAACAACCACGTGGTCGAACCGGCGGGCCCCGCCGGTGAGATATCGGTCACGTTCGCCGGAGGCGAGTCCGCCGACGCCGAGGTGGTCGGCCACGACAGCGGCTACGACCTGGCCGTCATCAAGGTGAAGGGCGTCAGCGGCCTCAAGCCCCTGCGCCTCGGCAACTCGGAGAACGTCCAGGTGGGCGACCCCGTCGTCGCCATCGGCGCCCCCTTCGACCTGGCCAACACGGTCACCTCCGGGATCATCAGCGCCAAGGAGCGCCCGATCACCGCCGGAGGCGACGGCTCCGACGTCAGCTACGTCGACGCCCTGCAGACCGACGCCCCGATAAACCCCGGGAACTCGGGCGGCCCGCTGGTCGACTCGCGGGCCCGCGTCATCGGCATCAACAGCGCCATCCGCGGCGCCGACGGCGGCTCCGAGCAGGAGGGTGCCCAGGCGGGCTCGATCGGCCTGGGCTTCGCGATCCCGATCAACCAGGCCAAGCGCGTGGCCGAGGAGCTGATCAACACCGGCAAGGCCACCCACCCCGTGATCGGCGTCACCCTCGACATGGACTACGACGGCGACGGCGCCCGCGTCGGCACGAAGGGCAACGACGGCGGCCCGGCGGTCACCGCGGGCGGCCCCGCCGCCGAGGCGGGCATCCGGTCCGGCGACGTGATCACCGAGGTGGACGGCACCCGCGTGCACTCCGGCGAGGAACTCATCGTCAAGGTCCGCGCGCACCGGCCGAAGGACAAGCTGGACCTGACGGTCGAACGGGACGGGAAGCCGCGCAAGGTGACACTCGTCCTCGGATCCGCCGACGGCGACTGA
- a CDS encoding anti-sigma factor family protein has translation MSGSRLNPAERRQTAADEHLGDRLAALVDGELNHDARERVLAHLATCPRCKTEADAQRRLKSVFAQTAPPPPSESFLARLQGLPGGADGDTGGTPFGGGGFGSGRPLGGVRGFGQGVFDVDAEAFAYAPSGAHAAVFPSEERGFRIHEVGRPDADRASRGRRFAFAAAGAVSLAALALGGVSAGIPADTADTRGGSGSNVTPLRSQTAGATPSSEAQRRRSTSPLSSGQGGGALAAPVSPIEAGAPLLPGSGHGSAVVPYATTPMLSGTPRMAPLIRPAAPVPMLSVALPTHAPAHEPSEVQEAAGTPAELAALPASMGPRLSRPSATR, from the coding sequence GTGAGTGGATCACGTCTCAATCCTGCCGAGCGCCGGCAGACCGCGGCCGACGAGCATCTCGGGGACCGGCTGGCCGCCCTGGTCGACGGCGAGCTCAACCACGACGCCCGCGAGCGCGTCCTCGCACATCTGGCCACCTGTCCGCGCTGCAAGACCGAGGCCGACGCCCAGCGCCGCCTCAAGAGCGTCTTCGCGCAGACCGCACCGCCGCCGCCCTCAGAAAGTTTCCTCGCCCGCCTCCAGGGGTTGCCCGGGGGTGCTGACGGGGACACCGGAGGCACCCCCTTCGGCGGCGGAGGATTCGGCTCGGGCCGACCCCTCGGCGGCGTCCGGGGCTTCGGCCAGGGAGTCTTCGACGTAGACGCCGAGGCGTTCGCGTACGCGCCGTCCGGCGCGCACGCCGCCGTGTTCCCCAGCGAGGAGCGCGGTTTCCGCATCCACGAGGTCGGGCGGCCCGACGCGGACCGGGCCTCGCGCGGGCGCCGGTTCGCCTTCGCCGCCGCCGGTGCGGTGTCGCTCGCCGCGCTCGCCCTCGGCGGGGTCTCGGCCGGCATCCCGGCGGACACCGCCGACACCCGTGGCGGGTCCGGCAGCAATGTCACCCCGCTGCGCAGCCAGACCGCGGGGGCCACGCCGTCCTCCGAGGCCCAGCGACGCCGTTCCACGTCACCGCTGTCCTCGGGCCAGGGCGGCGGAGCACTCGCCGCCCCGGTCTCGCCGATCGAGGCGGGCGCGCCGCTGCTCCCCGGCAGTGGCCACGGCAGCGCGGTCGTCCCGTACGCGACGACGCCGATGCTGTCCGGCACACCGCGCATGGCGCCCCTCATACGTCCCGCCGCACCCGTCCCCATGCTCTCCGTGGCCCTGCCCACGCACGCACCGGCCCACGAGCCGTCCGAGGTGCAGGAGGCGGCGGGGACACCGGCCGAACTGGCCGCGCTCCCCGCCTCCATGGGGCCGCGGCTGTCCCGCCCGTCCGCGACCCGCTGA
- the sigE gene encoding RNA polymerase sigma factor SigE, which translates to MVGAPLDTTRADRGGAAAPVDRGGVLRRFLRSAGEPKSVTDTADRIRTVDSAQQTATFAADAESKAWTPPTWEEIVSTHSGRVYRLAYRLTGNQHDAEDLTQEVFVRVFRSLSTYTPGTFEGWLHRITTNLFLDMVRRKQRIRFDSLGDDAAERLPSRDPSPQQVFNDAHFDADVQQALDTLAPEFRAAVVLCDIEGLSYEEIAATLGVKLGTVRSRIHRGRSQLRKALKHRSPEARAERRSLAGTGVPVLGGGGAPA; encoded by the coding sequence ATGGTAGGGGCTCCACTGGACACCACCAGAGCCGACAGGGGAGGTGCGGCTGCGCCTGTGGATCGGGGAGGAGTGCTTCGGCGCTTTCTCAGGTCAGCGGGTGAGCCGAAATCCGTGACCGACACCGCTGACCGAATCCGCACCGTTGACTCCGCGCAGCAGACCGCGACCTTTGCCGCTGATGCGGAATCCAAGGCGTGGACTCCGCCCACCTGGGAGGAGATCGTCAGCACGCACAGCGGCCGGGTCTACCGGCTCGCATACCGCCTGACCGGCAATCAGCACGACGCCGAGGATCTCACTCAGGAGGTCTTCGTCCGCGTCTTCCGCTCGCTGTCGACGTACACGCCGGGCACCTTCGAGGGCTGGCTCCACCGCATCACGACGAACCTGTTCCTGGACATGGTCCGCCGCAAGCAGCGCATCCGCTTCGACTCCCTCGGGGACGACGCCGCGGAGCGCCTGCCCAGCCGCGACCCGTCGCCGCAGCAGGTCTTCAACGACGCGCACTTCGACGCCGACGTGCAGCAGGCCCTCGACACGCTCGCGCCCGAGTTCCGCGCCGCCGTCGTCCTGTGCGACATCGAGGGGCTCTCCTACGAGGAGATCGCCGCGACCCTGGGCGTGAAGCTCGGCACCGTCCGCAGCCGGATCCACCGCGGCCGCTCGCAGCTGCGCAAGGCCCTCAAGCACCGTTCGCCGGAGGCCCGCGCGGAGCGCCGTTCGCTCGCCGGCACGGGTGTCCCCGTCCTCGGTGGAGGGGGCGCGCCCGCGTGA
- a CDS encoding O-methyltransferase, which produces MCRCDHALSPASPQSFPLPFQTPGPICEFPPPTDKVTRRQPRGQERAITGNRQTSWAFADAFVAEDDATRWARDRAREAGLRSVSPGAGAALRMLAATVEAKAVAEIGTGTGVSGIHLLHGMRPDGVLTTVDPEPERQQFARQAFRAAGFASNRARFIPGRALDVLPRLADSGYDLVFCDGDRMESLEYLAESLRLLRPGGLVCFEGVFSDGRTVDSGPQPVEVVRVRELLRAVRESSELVSSLLPVGDGLLCAVKR; this is translated from the coding sequence ATGTGTCGCTGTGACCACGCACTGTCCCCCGCTTCTCCCCAGTCTTTCCCCCTGCCCTTCCAAACGCCCGGTCCCATCTGCGAGTTCCCGCCACCAACGGATAAAGTCACGCGCAGGCAACCACGGGGACAGGAGAGGGCCATTACCGGCAACCGGCAGACGAGCTGGGCGTTCGCCGACGCCTTTGTCGCCGAGGACGACGCGACCCGCTGGGCCCGCGACCGCGCCCGCGAGGCGGGACTGCGGTCGGTGTCCCCGGGCGCGGGCGCGGCGCTGCGGATGCTCGCCGCCACGGTGGAGGCCAAGGCCGTCGCCGAGATCGGTACGGGCACGGGCGTGTCCGGAATCCATCTGTTGCACGGGATGCGGCCGGACGGCGTGCTCACGACCGTGGATCCGGAGCCGGAGCGGCAGCAGTTCGCCCGGCAGGCGTTCCGGGCGGCCGGCTTCGCCAGCAACCGGGCCCGGTTCATCCCGGGGCGGGCGCTCGACGTGCTGCCGCGGCTCGCGGACAGCGGGTACGACCTCGTCTTCTGCGACGGGGACCGGATGGAGAGTCTGGAGTACCTCGCTGAATCGTTGCGCCTGCTGCGGCCGGGCGGGCTCGTCTGCTTCGAGGGGGTCTTCTCGGACGGGCGGACCGTGGACTCGGGGCCGCAGCCGGTCGAGGTGGTGCGTGTGCGGGAGTTGCTCCGCGCGGTTCGGGAGTCCTCCGAGCTGGTGTCCTCGTTGCTGCCGGTCGGTGACGGGTTGCTCTGCGCCGTCAAGCGCTGA
- a CDS encoding DUF3117 domain-containing protein, with protein sequence MAAMKPRTGDGPLEVTKEGRGIVMRVPLEGGGRLVVELTPDEADALGDALKKVVG encoded by the coding sequence ATGGCGGCCATGAAGCCGCGAACGGGTGACGGCCCGCTCGAGGTGACCAAGGAGGGGCGGGGCATCGTCATGCGCGTTCCGCTCGAAGGCGGCGGTCGGCTCGTGGTGGAGCTGACGCCCGACGAGGCCGACGCCCTCGGCGACGCCCTGAAGAAGGTCGTCGGCTGA
- the chcB gene encoding 2-cyclohexenylcarbonyl CoA isomerase — MADTVLYEVSDGLATITINRPEAMNAMNTEAKVALRDAAQAAAADPDVRAVLLTASGDRAFCTGQDLKEHLASLAADRESGEGRTMSTVREHYNPIVRALTQMPKPVVAAVNGVAAGAGFGFALCADYRIVADTASFTTAFAGVALTADSGISWTLPRLIGAGRAADLLLFPRSLKAQEAYELGIANRVVPAAELPEAALKVARKLAEGPTVAYAALKESLAFGAGHSLDETLEKEDELQARAGASEDHVIGVQAFVAKEKPKYVGR; from the coding sequence ATGGCGGACACCGTGCTGTACGAGGTGAGCGACGGACTCGCGACGATCACGATCAATCGCCCCGAGGCGATGAACGCGATGAACACCGAGGCCAAGGTCGCCCTCCGCGACGCGGCGCAGGCGGCCGCGGCCGACCCGGACGTGCGGGCGGTGCTGCTGACCGCGTCCGGGGACCGGGCGTTCTGCACCGGGCAGGACCTCAAGGAGCACCTCGCGTCGCTGGCGGCGGACCGTGAGAGCGGCGAGGGCCGCACCATGAGCACGGTGCGCGAGCACTACAACCCGATCGTGCGGGCGCTGACGCAGATGCCCAAGCCCGTCGTGGCGGCGGTGAACGGCGTGGCGGCGGGTGCCGGTTTCGGGTTCGCGCTGTGCGCGGACTACCGGATCGTGGCGGACACGGCGTCGTTCACGACGGCGTTCGCCGGGGTCGCACTGACCGCCGACTCGGGCATCTCGTGGACGCTGCCGCGGCTGATCGGGGCCGGCCGCGCCGCCGACCTGCTGCTCTTCCCGCGCAGCCTCAAGGCGCAGGAAGCGTACGAGCTGGGGATCGCGAACCGGGTCGTGCCGGCTGCCGAGCTGCCCGAGGCGGCCCTGAAGGTGGCCCGCAAGCTCGCCGAGGGACCGACGGTCGCGTACGCCGCGCTGAAGGAGTCCCTCGCGTTCGGCGCGGGGCACTCGCTCGACGAGACGCTGGAGAAGGAGGACGAGCTGCAGGCGCGGGCCGGAGCCTCCGAGGACCACGTCATCGGCGTCCAGGCGTTCGTCGCCAAGGAGAAGCCGAAGTACGTCGGTCGCTGA